A single region of the Candidatus Reconcilbacillus cellulovorans genome encodes:
- a CDS encoding dihydrolipoyl dehydrogenase — MVVGSMAEEIDVLVVGAGPGGYVAAIRAAQLGKSVVVAERRELGGVCLNEGCIPSKALIEAAHRFEQMKHASAIGIAAGDVSVDFAKVQEWKNGIVRKQAGGVASLLKGNKVRVVKGEAFFNGPDTATISPENEDAAPVRFRFRHAIIATGSRPVELPGFPFGGRILSSTEALRLNEVPRRLAVVGGGYIGVELGQTFAKFGAEVTILEARNAILPEFEDEATRWVVRGLRKNGVRILTGVKAKEARQDEAGVTVVYEEGGEEKQLVADYVLVTVGRRPNTEGIGLEGIGVRRDARGLIEVDGQCRTSVPHLFAIGDVVAGPALAHKASYEGKVAAEAIAGLPSRVDYRAIPAVVFSDPEIASVGLTETEAKAQGLDVAVGRFSYGANGRAQTLDAGEGFVKVIARKPDGVVVGAQIVGAEASNLISEFALAIEMGATLEDVALTIHPHPTLGEMAMEAAEGALGRPIHQLVR, encoded by the coding sequence ATGGTCGTCGGCAGCATGGCTGAAGAAATCGACGTGCTCGTCGTCGGGGCGGGGCCGGGCGGCTACGTCGCCGCCATCCGCGCCGCGCAGCTCGGCAAGTCCGTCGTCGTCGCCGAGCGCCGAGAGCTGGGCGGCGTCTGCCTGAACGAAGGCTGCATCCCGTCGAAAGCGCTGATCGAGGCGGCGCACCGTTTTGAGCAAATGAAACACGCATCGGCGATCGGCATCGCGGCGGGGGACGTTTCGGTCGATTTCGCCAAAGTGCAGGAATGGAAAAACGGCATCGTCCGCAAGCAGGCCGGCGGCGTCGCCTCTTTGCTGAAGGGCAACAAGGTGCGCGTCGTCAAAGGCGAGGCATTTTTCAACGGGCCGGACACGGCGACGATCTCTCCGGAAAACGAAGACGCCGCGCCCGTCCGGTTCCGCTTCCGCCATGCGATCATCGCCACCGGTTCGCGGCCGGTGGAACTGCCCGGCTTTCCGTTCGGCGGCCGCATCCTGTCGTCGACGGAGGCGCTCCGGCTGAACGAAGTGCCGCGTCGGCTCGCCGTCGTCGGCGGCGGCTACATCGGCGTCGAGCTCGGCCAGACGTTCGCCAAGTTCGGCGCAGAAGTGACGATTCTCGAGGCGCGAAACGCGATTTTGCCGGAATTCGAGGATGAGGCGACGCGCTGGGTCGTGCGCGGCCTGCGCAAGAACGGCGTGCGAATTCTGACCGGCGTCAAGGCGAAGGAAGCGCGCCAGGACGAAGCCGGCGTGACGGTCGTCTATGAAGAGGGCGGTGAGGAAAAGCAGCTCGTCGCCGACTACGTGTTGGTGACGGTCGGCCGCCGGCCGAACACCGAGGGCATCGGCCTGGAAGGCATCGGCGTCCGCCGCGATGCGCGCGGCCTGATTGAGGTCGACGGCCAGTGCCGCACGAGCGTGCCGCATCTTTTCGCGATCGGCGACGTCGTGGCCGGCCCCGCCCTCGCGCACAAGGCTTCTTACGAGGGCAAAGTCGCCGCCGAAGCGATCGCGGGCCTGCCGAGCCGCGTCGATTACCGCGCGATTCCGGCCGTCGTCTTTTCCGATCCGGAGATCGCGTCGGTCGGCCTGACGGAGACGGAAGCGAAAGCACAAGGGCTCGACGTCGCCGTCGGCCGGTTCAGTTACGGCGCCAACGGCCGCGCGCAGACGCTCGACGCCGGCGAGGGCTTCGTCAAGGTGATCGCGCGCAAACCGGACGGAGTCGTCGTCGGCGCCCAGATCGTCGGCGCGGAGGCGTCGAACCTGATCTCCGAATTCGCGCTGGCGATCGAGATGGGGGCGACGCTGGAAGACGTCGCGCTGACGATCCACCCGCATCCGACGCTGGGCGAGATGGCGATGGAAGCGGCGGAAGGCGCGCTCGGCCGGCCGATTCACCAGTTGGTGCGGTAA